CATCCTAACAGTTCTCTCACGTCTCCTCTGCTTTTCATTCCTCCTCCAGTCAATATACTGGTTCCTTTCTTTGACAAGAATCGCTAGAGCATTAACTACATATTAGATGCTGGCCCATGACTTTGAGATGCTGACCATTTCCTGGAGGAAAGAAACTCATAAATCCTGCATTAGGATGCAGCAGGATCAATGGTAGAGGAATGTGAATGGCCAAGAGTCCTCCCTCAGAAAGCGTAGAAGGTTGTCCAGGGAACTGGTTTTCCTGGTAAGAGTAGGCAGTGTCCACATAATGCAGTTCAGAAAAGACATTCCAGAAAAGGGAGGGAATTTATGCAAAGGCACTGAGGCTTGAGCAGCTTCCAGCTGGATAGTTCCCTGTGCCTGGATAGCAGCTGGGGACTCCGCAGGTAAAAAGGTGGGCATTCAAGGGGCCTTGAGAAGTGAAAGGAGACAACAGGAACCAGGACAGGATTGTTTAACAGGGAAGTGACAAGACCACATGAAGGATTACATGGGATAGGGTAGAAGGGAACAGTGACCAAAAAAACCAATTAACATTCAAGACACAAATGATGAGGGTCTTTGTTGAACCAGAGGCAGAGGAGTTGGAGTGAAGGGGCTGGATTTAGCACGTAGAATCAGCAGCCAATATGATGTGTGTTGCGAAGGAGAAGAAGTCAGTGTGCCAGTGGGTTCTTACTGGAGTCATCTCATGGTCAATGTTGTTGGGGAAAATAACAAATGCAGGAAGAGAGCTAATTTTGTGCAGAGAAATCACAAGTGTGTTTTTGGATGTAGAGAATTAAGTGGAAAAGTGCTGAATTAATGGGAAATTATATAAATGTGCGTGTACCTTGAGACTGAGGTAGAGCGATGTGGGTGCCACAGAAACAAAAACTGTGAGAACAGTTGGAGCAAAAGAAAGAAGCTAGGCATGAGGAGAGGAACGACTGATTTGGTTGAACCCCAGACAGTGAAcagctcttctgtttctttctctgctccCTAGCGCCTTTCAAGTTTACGTGGGCaacccctccctcacccctcgaCAATGCTGAGCTTGTGGTGTCTCGCCTGTATCTCCATTCCCTAAGTAACATGCTTGGGTGTTAGATGAAAAATTCTTCTGGGAAAGACTTTCCATTATTTCTCCTTCAAACCTGGGAACattttacaacaaaatcaaaCTGCTTTTTCCAGAAAAGAAATGCATGATCCGTGTAGTCAAAGTCCTCCAAAGAGGCTCTGCTGACTCTATTTTtagagtgaatggaagatcaagtGCAGAGAGATATGGCTGGAGGAACAGAGAACAGGctgaaagaaggaggaggagggagggggctggagacGCCTCACGCCCttgagaagaagaggaaaagaagacaGTTCTGGCGGGCGCCATTTTCCAAACTTCACCACTCGTTCACCACCTTTGTAGTTTTAGTGAGGTTCCCCAGCACATCTGCACAATTATTTACTTCACCTTCTTCCTCTAATTCACCTTTTAAGCTTTATAATAAAAACTATACAGAGCAGGCAATCACACTTTTGAGCATGGAGACCCACATCAGTTTCCAAAAAATATGTAAGaggattaattttaaaagttgaaaattcccataaaaaattaaaaatcatcacATTCCAGCTAGGTATTGTTACTTGCCAAAGGTGTGAACCTGAAACCCATTCTGTCTTCACGAAGAAATACGGTAAGCAAGCATTAGAAAGGTTTTAAAGACATTGTAGCAGCAAACTCAGATTTCCCCTTCTAGGTGTTCAGAGGCTTAAGATACATTTGAAAAGAGAATAATTTTCTCAGTGAGTCATTCAGTGTTATTTAATCTGGGTTATCACTGATGGCATTCACTCAACTCACCCCATCTTCCCAGGATTCATGCTAAGGAGAAGGAAGAACAGTGAATGGGGACCTAACAACCTGGGAGCACCTCTGGTTTTGACCAAAATCTGCACTCCCTGTCCCTTGCAGTCTATAGcagttaaacaaaacaaaatggaaaaccaaaaaaacaaacttcaaagGAGTCCTTTCTCACTGGTCTATGGAAAACGCTGGAAACCCCAGAGAGCCACGCAGGGAATTGCTGGGCCTCGGTGTTGGCCCCACGTGTCTTGATACAAACAAGCAGCAGAGCCATAGCCCTGGGCTGATGGGGCCTGTGGGAAACACCACTTAGAAAACCTTATGTGTTGCTAACTTGGCAGCAATCTCTCCGGAGAAGGAGACCCAGTGAGCAAGCCATCATGTGCCCGTGTGCTTTATGTACAGTGACGTGCACTGGGCCCATCCATCACTGTGGAGAGAGACTGAAGCTTAACAAGGCCTGGGGATGAGTATTCCACATCACTTATTCATTAGCTTCTAAGATCTGACTTTCCAGGACACAGCGCAAGTTTGAAGTCatttgaaatgttaaaaaaaaaaatgacaactctCATCTTCCCCCTGTTACTATGACAGGAATGTTGTTCTGATCTCTTTGCTTTCATCAAATTAATTGCCCGTTCTTTCACTGTGCTTTGGATACAAGGAAATAGTTGCTGTCTGGGAGAACAGTCTGGCTTTGAATGGCAATGAAGGAGTCATGCAGACAATGCGTGTTCTTCTGGAAAGGGAGGAGTGCACGATGGTGGGCTAACCTGTCTGGGGGATGTATCTCCATTTAGAATGTTTACTTGGGATGTTTAAGTGAGTTCTAGAAAAACGAAAACATTTTCAGACTTGTTGGAAGGTCATAGTTTAGCCAGATATCATTGCTTTTCATTCAGCTTAGACTCTTAGAATGTCAGAACTAGAACAGGCCTTTGGGAACATCTACATAAAGGCTCTCAGTGCTCAGATGAGGGAACTCGGAGTCCAGAAATGACTTGCCTGAGGCCAGGTCATGCAACTCACAGCAGACTAAGAAGTAACCCCTGCCCTTTTTACTTCCATAAgccaaattaaaaaatcatttgaaggTAATAGAAGATACATCCTCTGGCTGCAGAAGAGATGAGAGTCTATCCAAAATGCAAATGGAGTTTAgttcaaattaatttttcttgtttatgaTGAATAGTTTTTTGTTCTCCCTAGCTGTCTAGACATCTGATAATTTTTATTCTCCTGGTGATTAGAAAATTCACTTAAGGTCACAGACATAAATAAAGGAGCAAAAAGGCAAGAATTGATAAGACTTCCTACTTCCGCTTTCCAATGCTGCAGGCATTGGCCAAGATCCACTTTTCTGAGGAGGGACTTCACATTAAGGTGAAAGGCATTTTCTGTGTGCAGTCCTGTATCTTTGGTGAAGACTCCATATGAAGAGCTGAcactttcaaagagaaaatgccCATGACCCTGTCTAAGTATAAGCACCTCCTAACTTGCAGGTACCTGGTCCCTTATTAGGGTGAAATTTCAGGATTCTGCCAGAGAGGATCAGAAATTCTTTAAAGAAGACATAGGCAACCCAATTGGGCTGTACTTTGCTCAGGCTCTGCACTGCCATTTTTATTGAAGAGCGAAAAGCAATAGAGAAAGCAAAATGGTACATTTTTGTCAAACAAAATTAGATGTCATCAGCTGAAATGACTGCTTTTGACCACTTTTCACTGTGCCAACGAAAATGGGCTTCCAACTATGGGGGCATTGATCCTTCCCGTAATAACAGTAATGAGCCCTTGGATTTGTACAGGGGTTTGAAGTTACAAAAGGTATTCACCAATACTATCTCATTTGCTCCTCAAGGCAACTCTGAACAGTGATCGTTGTTCCCACTCTATGGATAAAGATATTGAGCCCATGTTATGGTAGCTGTCATGAGACTTGAAGGTTAGAACACAGATCTTGGAGGAGCGAGTGTTTAGCCTTGCAGTGAAGACAACCGTGCCTGATATCAGAGGGCTTTGGTTCAATTTCTGGTTCCCaaaccctgggaagaagcagtgatggatcaaataacagagtttctgccacccatatgggagttctggattgagttcccagcttctggctttgggcagtaaaccagctgatggctatcaaattcaaaaacaaaaataaaactaaacttaAAACCATGGATCTTTTGACTGCAAGTTTACCACTATATGCTGTGTCCCTTTTatcacttacaaaaaaaaaaaaaatcaactttttctCAACAACCTCACCTTATTCCAGAAGGAAATTGTATActtaaaatgaacacaaaatgCCCAGCACAGTTTTTAAGATGTAGTAGGTACTGGGTGTGGGAGAGCTACTGTTGAGGAAGAAGCAATGTCATAACATAATTACGATCAGGATTTGGGGTCAGAAAGATCTGCATGTGAGCCCCGAGTCTGGCCCCTTCTGTTCTGGGAAAATGCTCTACATGTGGTTGGCCCAGTGGATTAACTTCCCTGAGGATCAAAACATGCCCCTTGTAAAATGTAATTGTGCAATGATGCAAACCAGCAGGTAGGACTTACCATGAAGCCTGCACTTAGTGTTCAATGCGTGTAGGGATGATTAGATCAAAACGAGCTGCTCATGGACCTTGTAAGGAAGCAGAGTGATCCCTGCCTTAGAACCAGATGTTACCATTGCAAAAACAGCTTGTCTTTTAAGTCTCAGGTATCCAAAGGCCtcctgtctttgcctctgccttgaCTGTCTGCATTTCAGAGTTTATTAGCGTGTTCTGGGGACCCTCTGCCTCGACAGTGTCCAAGTACCTGTATATGATGCACGCCGTGTTCTGGCAGGTACTGCAATTGTTGAGATCTTGGCCCGTTCGATAAAAGTTGCGCCTGGAAGATAGAGCATTTGCTGGATAAATCCAGGGGCACAAGCCACATGGTACACATGCACTCTACCGGCTTGTCCCTTAGTCCCCACAGCACAGCATTCACGGAGCCCTGCCCACTACAAATAAAGCCTCCTGAGAGTCATGACAACAGGATGTCACATTTCTAGAGGGCTTCATGCATATTTAAACACTTGCAAGTTGGAGGGTTTTTTCATGCTGACCACAATGCTATGAGATGAGGGATTTTGCAAGTGAGTAGAAGGGAGATTATCAGAACTCTTGACCCTTTGTTCAGTGAATTTCTCTGCATCCCCGCAGTGCCTCCCTCTCATAATGCATTTCTGGTTCTGAACAGCAAATGCCAGTTAATTATTTCTGTCTTCTAGCCTTTTTGATGAGCTTTCGCCCTTGCTTCCTCTCAGTTTTTGGAGAGCACTTTCTGGAAGGATGAACATTCCTCACTCAAACAACTcacgccctcctcctccccagactGATGCTGAGTCACCCAGGAAAGCATTTTGTGATGTCTCTTCCCTTTGCATGATCATCTCATTTCAGTTGCTGTTAGGTAGTCAACAGTGGCCCAAGTGGTCAGTAGAGGGGAAGGTTAACAACAAGCTCAGTGGCTACTTCAGGTCCTTTGTGATAAATGCACACAGAACTAAAATAGCGGGCAAATGCAGAACTCACTAAGAGGATGGGGTAGAGGAAGCATCTGCCTGCTATCATGTTCcccattgtttattcatttaGACTTTCATGTTTATAAAACTCATTTTTGATCCTGCTGCCTCAGCTCCCTTTCTGTAGTCTGTTCACACCTGGAGACAAAAACAAATTGCAGTGGAAACCCCTCCCCTGCCACATCCACTAAAGCCTGGAATTAAATGAAACCCAATCATAGCAAAAGCAGGTCATCCGTTATGATCTGGCACGGAACAGGACCTCACACATTTGGAGACATTTTACTAATGGAAACCAgtgctctttctctgcccctgtcCTGGTAAATAAATTCACTCAGTTGGTTTTAATAGAGAGAAATTCACCTTACCCTTCGGTGAGAGCTCGGGCTTTCTCCAAGTCTTGAATTACATTCAAAAGGACTTTAATTTTCTCTTGGTTCGAGTGCAGAGATTCCTCCACGGATTGTAGACGGCCTTGGAGGTCGCAGAGTTCACCCCTTGCCAGGTGAATTTGATTAATGTCACTAATCTCCCTGTTGGTCTGAAGTTTGGCCGCGTTCCTTGGAAGAGAGGGTGGGGGGTGATCACTTCCCGGACAGTTTTCAAACACCGGGGTGTCTGACTCGGTGGGGTTTTTTGCCATCTGCTCCTGACACATGGGTGCAGATTTGGGTGCACTGTTAGTTTTGAGTGACCCTGGGTCCTGCTGACTGTTACTGGATGAAGGACAGTCGGGGGCTCTTGCTGGATGGCCTGGCTGGCTGTGGGAGCCTGGTGAAGGGGAGCTGTGAGTTCGTGGTGGGGAGCGAATGCACGTTTCCTTTGACTGATAGGACAGTGAGCCAAGGTCTTTGTCATCAGAGTTGTCTTTGGGCAAAAGCAATTCAGGTTGAAGTTTTCCTGTGCCTGATGTGTGATTGGCACCGCTGGTGGCATTTATGCAGGAGGGGGATCTTTCGGAATCCGATGGCAGCATCCTTCTCCCATCACTTGGACACATGTCAACCAAAGTGGGTATGGTGTTGCTCATTCCAGCTGACCTGTCTGGGCTGAAGGAAGGACTGTGATAAATATCATCTGGGACCTGAATAGCAGCTGTTGCTTTCTCGGAGGCCCTCCAAGTACCTCCTTCCAAGCATATGGTAACAGGCCCATTGCTTTGCACCTTGGACACTCTAGGGAGAAAGGGATGGGACATCTTGACTCTTTGAGGCCCATCCTCAAGATGCTGAGCCAGCCTTAGGTAGGCAAGATCAGGAGACACAATATCCTGTTCAGAGAGGTTGCCGTTGACCTGGATGGCACTTTGGGACGCTGTTGGCATTTCCACCAGAGACTTGCTGGCTGTGAGCTTCTTCCTTTTGAAAACTGGGAAATGCTTCCTGAGACTGGGAGAGGTCTGGATCGCCATGTTCCGAAAGCCCCCTGCCTTCTGGGGCCTGGGGAAGGAGAGCGAGTAGGTGGGGGGGTGATGGTGCCTGGCTGTCTGTGTCCTCCCCATCACAGCTGGGTCCTCAGGAGTTTGGACTTCGACCTCGGCTAGGCCAGTTGGATTCTTAGTGGTCCCATCTTCCTTGAATCTCACCTGCTGGGATTTGCTCCGACGGTGGTGAGGTTGTTTCACAAACTCCACTGACTCCAGGCTGTTACGCTTTAGAAGCACAGGTCTCACTTTCATATTTTGCTGGGCCATTGAGCCTCAGTGGGAAGGGATGGGACCATGTACTTGTCTTTGGCACATCT
Above is a genomic segment from Oryctolagus cuniculus chromosome 6, mOryCun1.1, whole genome shotgun sequence containing:
- the INSYN2B gene encoding protein INSYN2B, which translates into the protein MAQQNMKVRPVLLKRNSLESVEFVKQPHHRRSKSQQVRFKEDGTTKNPTGLAEVEVQTPEDPAVMGRTQTARHHHPPTYSLSFPRPQKAGGFRNMAIQTSPSLRKHFPVFKRKKLTASKSLVEMPTASQSAIQVNGNLSEQDIVSPDLAYLRLAQHLEDGPQRVKMSHPFLPRVSKVQSNGPVTICLEGGTWRASEKATAAIQVPDDIYHSPSFSPDRSAGMSNTIPTLVDMCPSDGRRMLPSDSERSPSCINATSGANHTSGTGKLQPELLLPKDNSDDKDLGSLSYQSKETCIRSPPRTHSSPSPGSHSQPGHPARAPDCPSSSNSQQDPGSLKTNSAPKSAPMCQEQMAKNPTESDTPVFENCPGSDHPPPSLPRNAAKLQTNREISDINQIHLARGELCDLQGRLQSVEESLHSNQEKIKVLLNVIQDLEKARALTEGRNFYRTGQDLNNCSTCQNTACIIYSVEYDFRQQEGRFHEVLQSLEEAEPTEEASPPPKSPAEPPAPEKQDLRRKTKKVKKKCFWWI